In a genomic window of Gossypium arboreum isolate Shixiya-1 chromosome 7, ASM2569848v2, whole genome shotgun sequence:
- the LOC108487345 gene encoding transmembrane emp24 domain-containing protein p24beta2: protein MPGRKWKRSEIAWAAMGLFLWSLKVAEGVRFVIDKEECLSHDVKYEGDTVYVSFVVIKAEAPWHFSDEGVDLVIKGPSGDQIHDFRNKISEKFDFVVHKKGVYRFCFVNRSPYHETIDFDLQVGHFTYRHQHAKEEHFSPLMEQITKLEEALYNIQFEQHWIEAQTDRQAIVNDSLGRRALHKAMFESVALIAASILQVFLLKRMFERKLGTSRV, encoded by the exons ATGCCGGGAAGAAAATGGAAGAGAAGCGAAATAGCATGGGCAGCAATGGGTTTGTTTCTATGGAGCTTAAAAGTAGCAGAAGGGGTTAGATTCGTGATAGACAAAGAAGAATGTTTATCCCATGATGTCAAGTACGAAGGAGACACTGTTTATGTCTCTTTCGTTGTAATTAAGGCCGAGGCACCTTGGCATTTTAGCGACGAAGGCGTCGATCTTGTG ATAAAGGGACCATCAGGGGACCAGATTCATGATTTTCGTAACAAAATAAGTGAAAAATTCGATTTTGTTGTCCACAAGAAAGGGGTATACCGCTTCTGCTTTGTTAACCGATCTCCATATCATGAAACCATTGATTTTGATTTACAAGTTGGGCATTTTACGTACAGACATCAGCATGCAAAAGAAG AGCATTTTAGTCCTTTGATGGAGCAGATAACAAAGTTGGAGGAAGCCCTTTACAACATCCAATTCGAACAGCATTGGATTGAGGCTCAGACTGATCGACAGGCAATAG TGAATGATAGCTTGGGGCGACGAGCACTTCACAAGGCAATGTTCGAATCAGTTGCACTTATAGCGGCAAGCATCCTTCAAGTTTTCCTTCTGAAACGCATGTTTGAACGAAAACTTGGAACATCCAGAGTCTAA